The genomic interval GTTGGATCCTCTATTTTAAGTGTTGGTACATTTGTATCCATTATATCTTTTAAGGTTAATGCTTCTTCATTATAGTGTTTTTGCACATCCCAAACGGATGCTATTCCTAGAAAGGTTTTGGCATTGTCTAAGACGACAAGACTATCAACCCGTTTTCTTCTCATTAATTTTAATGATTCAGCAAGACCACGGGATTGGCTTGCCGTAACAGGGGGAATCATTAGCTTTTTTAATGGTGGTAAGGAAATATTTTCTTGCAATCGGTCTTCGCCAATAAAGCTTCGGACAAATGCATTGGCTGGTCTCCGTAAAATGTTTTCTGGACTATCGATTTGAACAATTTCGCCATCCTTCATAATACAAATGCGATCTGCAATTTTTAGCGCTTCATCCATATCATGTGTAACGAAGACAATTGTTTTTTGAATTTCCTGCTGTAATCGAACTAATTCATCCTGAAGCTGCTCTCGACTGATAGGGTCCAAGGCGCTGAATGGTTCATCCATCAGTATTATTTTCGGCTCAGCAGCAAGTGCCCTGATAACACCAATTCTTTGTTGCTGTCCACCACTTAATTCAGTAGGATAGCGATCACCGAAAATTTCTGGATCAAGTCCAACCATGTTCATTAATTCATTGATTTTGTCCATGTATTGTTCTTTTTTCCATTTTTGGAGTCGAGGAACGAGTGATACGTTTTCTTTAATCGTCATATGGGGTAACAAACCTATTTGCTGGATGACATAGCCAATAGTTCTGCGGAGTTTGACTGGATCCTCAGTGGATATATCTTTTCCCTCGATGGTAATTGTGCCACTCGAAGGTTCTATGAGTCGATTGATCATCCTCATAGTTGTTGTTTTACCAGAACCACTTGGTCCAATGAGCACAAGCAATTCCCCTTCATTCACTTGAAATGTAATGTTTTTAAGTGCTTTAAATCCATCTTGAAACGTTTTAGTTACTTCATTAAATTGGATCAATTTCTACGAACACCTCCAGACTTTTCTATAAAACTAATTACCCTATTTTGCTAACTAACTAACCTCCTTTTTTAAAAATGTATATTACAGTCATTAACTAGTGTATCACTATTTTTTGAAAAATGGGACCAAAAAGGGAAAGTTATGGGAAGTGGAAAAAGAATTTTCTTGAAAATAGAAGGTGTAGAAGCTGCTGAATCTTATATTGAAGCATGGAAATAATAGCAATAATTATTTAATAATAATATTGTAATTTTATTTCATATGAATCTCAGAAGCTCCTAGTTCTCTATTATTACATTGACCAATAAGCTATAGAGTGATCCTTTTTAATAAATAAAAAAATAGGAAAAAGGGGAATAAAGGAATGAAAAAAACAAAAGAAACCATCACAAATAAAGTGAAAATCAATGACAATTTCTGGGGACGCTATTTGGAAGTTGTACGAAACCATGTTATCCCTTACCAATGGGAAGCATTAAATGATCGATTACCAGATGCCTCACCAAGTCATGCGATTGAGAATTTTCGAATTGCAGCAGGGGAATCAACGGATGAATATTATGGAATGGTGTTTCAAGACAGTGATCTTGCTAAATGGTTGGAAGCAGTTGCTTATAGCTTAGAGAATGAGCCTAATGCTGAATTAGAGAAAACAGCTGATGAAGTAATTGCTTTGATGGGAAGAGCGCAACAGGAAGATGGCTATTTAAATACTTATTATATAGTTAATGAGCCGAATAACCGATGGACAAATATTCGCGATAATCACGAATTGTATTGTGCAGGACATTTAATAGAAGCAGCAGTCGCTTATTATCAAGTGACGGGTAAGAAGCAGTTCCTAGATATCATGTGTAAATATGCGGATTATATTGACAGCGTTTTCGGACCAGAAGAGGATAAATTAAAGGGATATCCTGGCCATCAGGAGATTGAATTAGCTTTAGTGAAATTATTTGATGTTACAGGTAATCAGAAATACTTACATTTAAGTAAATATTTTATTGATGAACGAGGAAAACAGCCTCATTATTTTGATATAGAAAAAAAGAAAAGAAAGGATACAAAGCCATTTTGGTTTAATGATGATTATGCTTATCATCAGGCACATAAACCAGTAAGAGAGCAAAAAGAAGCTGTTGGTCATGCGGTAAGGGCTACATATATGTATACAGCGATGACAGATCTTGCGGTAAAAACACAAGATGAATCACTAAAAAAAGCATGTGAAGAACTTTGGAATAATGTAACACAAAAGCAAATGTATATAACTGGTGGGATAGGCTCCATGGAATTTGGAGAAGCATTCTCCTTTAATTATGATCTGCCGAATGATTTGTCTTATACAGAGACTTGTGCTTCGATTGCTTTAGTTTTTTGGGCTAATCGTATGTTACAGCTAGATGTGAATAATAAGTATGCCGATGTAATGGAACTAGCTCTTTATAATGGAACGATTAGTGGGATGGATTTAGACGGCAAGAAATTCTTTTATGTAAATCCATTAGAAGTTTTACCAGAAGCGTGTGAGAAGAGAAAGGATAAAAAGCATGTGAAATCCGTTCGTCAAAAATGGTTTGGATGTGCATGCTGTCCGCCAAATTTAGCTAGATTAATAGCATCAATTGGTCACTATATCTATTCTCAAAAAGAGAAGGAAGTATTTGTACATTTATATATGGGAAATGAGACAACCGTTCAATTAGAAAATACTAAAGTAAAGCTTACCCAACAAACGAACTATCCTTGGGATGGGGATGTCTCTATGATTGTTTCTCCTGAGAGAGAAGAAAACTTTACGGTGGCATTACGAATTCCAGGCTGGGCAAAAGGTACGGTGATGAAAGTGAATGGGGAGATAATCGATCATATTCCATTAATGAAAAATGGTTATGTTTATTTAAATCGTAAATGGCAAGAAAATGATCATATTGAATTGACTTTCCCAATGGTGGTGGAGAGAATTCAATCGAATCCACAAGTACGTCATAATGTTGGAAAAGTTGCTCTTCAGCGCGGTCCAGTAGTGTATTGTTTAGAGCAAGTAGACAATGGAGAAAATCTACATGGTGTTATTTTACCGAGAAATGCAGAATTAAAAGCAAATTATGATTCTGAATTACTTGAAGGAGTGGTGTCCATTACAGGGGATGCCGAACGTATAGACCAAGCAAACTGGAATGATTCCTTGTATCGTCCAGTAGAAGACAAATCAACATCTGTCCAAATAAAAGCAATCCCATATTATGCATGGTGCAACCGGGAGCCAGGTGAAATGATCGTTTGGGTTAATGAGAAATGATAGGAGGCATTAATAAAAATAGATAGTAAGTTGAATTTGAATCTATTAGGGCTTGTCCAAACGCAGTAATCTGCTGTTGGAAAGCCCTCTTTCTAATTGCTATAAAAAATTAACCATATTCTTCCTAAATTGCTTAGGAGTAACCCCGGTATATTTTTTAAATACTTTAGTGAAATAGCTCTGATCAGTAAAATTTAATAGGGCATGAATATCAGATAAGGAGTGTTCAGCGAAAGTCATTAGCTTTTTTGCTTCCTCAATTTTCGTTTGCTGTATATATTCACTAATGGGAATCCCCACTTCTTTTTTAAATAAATTAGATAGGTATTTTGGACTGATAGATAAATGTTCTGCGATGGATTGTAATGTTAGAGGTTCATAAATATGTTTATAAATATAGTTTCTACATTGGAAGATTGGCCTTGAATAATTATTCCTTTTTGTTTTTGCTACTCTATCTGCAAACTCATATAAAGTATTTTCTGTAAATAAATGAAGGTCCTTAATATCTTGCAGTTCTTCCAAGTCTTGAATAAAACGGTCACCTAAAGTATAAGCAATCTCAGGATGAAGTCCCCCTGTAATGGCTGCGCGGGTGGCAAGTGTAATGATGGCAATCGATAAGTTTTTTTGATTTCTTACCTCGTTTTTTTTGGAAAGTTTGCCAAAATCAAAAGAACTGTTTTCCTTAAAGGCTTTCCAATAGGCAAGAAGATTTTCCTTTTGTCCATCTATAATAAATTGATAGATTTTCTTTTCAGCAATAGGATCATGGTGAAAAGAGGAGTTTTGATGTATTTCTAACATATATTTATCTGCAAGCTTTTCATCGATTACATGATGATGCAGTGGCGTTCTTGGATGGATAATATCTTTATCATAAATCTTTTTATTGAATAAAAAGTAGAAGAGTTTGCAAACTTGTTCTAATTTCCCAGAATTTATTACAGGAAGCGAATAATAATAATCACTTAATGAATCTTCCATCTCTTTTTGTCCAAATGTAGTAATTAAGTCATCTATTAGCACTTTCGACGGCCGATTAGTGAGAAAGGGACCTAATATAATGGTTCCTATGTTGACAATAGGAATAATGGATGCGATTTCATAAAAAGGCGTGCCTTTTATGCTGGGATGATGATTTTTCTTTTCATCACTATGTACGAATTGTTTAGCAAAAGATTGATAAGAGGGATAAAGAGGATTGAATAATTCAGATGGTACCATCTCCTTCATTAAGTTTCCTTCCTTATCAACTATATTAATAGAGATATTTAATATATCTTTCATTAAGTTACATACATACTCCAAATTCTTCATATTTAGACGATTTTCCACTAGATTCTCCTCCGTTAAATTGAATGTTGTCAAAATTTAGAGAGTGATAAGGTAGTTAAAATACCAAAATGATAGAAATATTACCATAATCATGCTCCGTATCGTTATATACTTGGACTACGAAAGTAAGCGCTTACTATTAATCGTGGATTTTCTTCATTGTTCATTCTTAAGTATATAAGCAGATTAATAGTTTGTGAAAAAATTTTCTTTAAGGGAGTGGACTTTTATGAGAAAAATGTATGGCTTTATTTTATTATTCCTATTCACTATTGTGTTAGGAGCTTGTAGTAATAGCTCATCATCGAGTACGGAAGACTTAACAATTCCAGATAATCCAGAAGATGTAAAAGGCGATGTGACTGTTTGGGCTTGGGCATTAGAAGCAAATTATTTAGAAAAGGATGTATTACCAGCATTTAATGAGAAATATCCTAATGTAAATGTAAAAGTAGAGCATATCGGTGTCGATCAAGTATACCAAAAAGTTAGTGCAGGCCTTTCAGCAGGCGGGAGCGGCTTACCTGATGTAGTACAAGTGGAAAATAACCGGATTCATTCGTTTACAGATGATTTTCCTGATGCATTTACGAATTTAAGCTCTCTTGGCTTTGATAAACATGAAAATGAATTCTCTAAATCAAAAATAGATGGGTTAAAGGATAAGGATGGAAATATAATTGCAGCTCCAAGGGATTTAGGACCAGTTGGTGTTATCTATCGGACAGATATTTTTGAGGAAGCAGGGGTGGATCCAGCGAGTATTCAGACATGGGATGATTATATTGAAGCAGGGAAAAAGGTTGTTGCCCATACTGGAAAGGCATTTTTAGGAACAGATGGCGATGGTCTTCTAAGAATCATGCTTCAACAACAAGGCAGCTATTATTTTACAGAGGATGATAAATTAGATCTTACTTCTGATGCAGCGAAAAAGGCAGTTGATATTTTACAAAAGATGAAAGATGCAGGGTTAATTATCTATACGAATAACTGGGATGGGCAAGTAGCAGCAATGAAAAATGGAGAGGTTGCAACACAGCCTGGTGCTGTTTGGTGGAGTGGCACAATGATCGAACAAATGCCTGAACTGTCCGGAAAATGGGGGATGTTCCAATTGCCTGCTGTTGAAGAAGGGGGAGTAAGAGCTTCTAATGATGGGGGATCTGCATTAGCGATTCCAAGTAAATCTGAAAATAAAGTGGCTGCATATGTATTTGCAGAATTTGCCTCAACAGATGTAGATTCCCAAATTAAGGCGCTTACGAATAGAGGATTATTCCCTGCTCTATTATCTGCATATGAAGAGCCTGTTTTCAGCGAAGAACAAGAATATTTTAATAACCAAACATTCTTTAAAGATTTTGCTGATACAGTAACCGATATTCCTTCCGTAAACCATAGCAGTGCAGAATTAGAGCTTAGATCCATCATGACTAGTCAAATGGAAGCGTTTTTACTTGAAGATAAGCCAGCAGCGCAAATATTGGAAGATGGAAAAAAACAGGCTGAGCAGCAAACAGGATTAGAATCGACCAATTAAGATTAGTTTGGAAAAAGAATAAGAGGCTAGTTTTAGAAAATAGAACTAGCCTCTATATAAGGAGGGGAAGAAGTATGTCGGATAATAAAATGCTGGAAACAGGAACGAATCCTATAACCATAAAGAAGAAAAAACAGTTTATCACCCCTAAGACTGTTCCATATATTTTTGTTGGTCCTGCGCTTTTGTTGTTTATTGCTTTTACTGTTTATCCTATTATTGCTTCTTTTCTATTAAGCTTTCAAACAAAGGTTGCAGGTGTTTATACATTCTCAGGATTTGCAAATTATACGCGGCTTTTCAGTGATCCGCTCTTTTATAAAGCGCTTGGGAACACATTTATTATTTTAATCGTACAGGTTCCTATTATGTTATTTCTGGCTGTTATTTTAGCCAGTGTATTGAACTCTGGATTGCTAAGAATGAAAGGTTTTTACCGAGTAGCTTTTTTTACACCTGCTGTTACTTCATTAGTTGCAGCCTCTATCATCTTTGTATTATTACTGAATACAGATTACGGATTAATTAATTATGTATTAACTTCAATGGGACTAGAGAAGGTTCGTTGGTTGACAGATCCTTTCTGGGCGAAGGTTTCTCTTATTCTCGTAACAACATGGAGATGGACTGGTTATAACATGGTTATCTTATTAGCTGGCTTACAAAACATCCCCAATAGTTTGTATGAAGCAGCAAGCATTGATGGTGCTAGTACAATAAAGAAATTCTTTTATATCACGATTCCACAGTTGAAACCGGTATTATTATTTACGTTTGTTATGTCGACAATTGGATCTTTCCAATTATTTGATGAGCCGTACAACTTAACTAATGGTGGTCCAAATAATGCGACGATAACGATTACTTACTATCTTTATAATCAAGGTTTCAGTTTCTTTAATTTTGGCTATGCATCTGCCATTGCTTATGTAATTGTACTCTTTATCGCAGTTCTATCATGGATTCAATTTAAGGTGGTGAGGAATGACTAATGGCAAAACAGAAACGTATTCAAAAAATATTTATGCATCTTTTTTTACTAATTGGTGTTGTCATTTCTATTGGTCCTTTTTACTGGATGGTTGTAGGTGCAACCAATCCTTCTGGTGATGTGTTGGCATTTCCACCTAAGTTGATTCCAGGTAATTATTTGATGGAGAACTTAAGAAATTTAAGTAATTCCATTGATATAGTAAAAGCGGTAACTAATTCATCTGTCATTGCGATTATTTTTGTGGTAGTAAGTTTATTCATTTGCTCCGCAGCAGGTTATGCTTTTGCAAAGTTTAAATTTAAAGGAAGTAACCTCATTTTTGCCTCTTTTTTATTGGCGATGATGATTCCATATCAGGCTACAATTATTCCGCTATTTCAAATCTTTGGGGCGATAGATTGGATTAATACGTATCAAGCGATTATATTGCCGCAAATATGTTATCCATTTGCTATCTTTCTGATTAGGCAAAATATGCAAGGGATACCAGATTCCTTAATAGAAGCAGCAAGAATTGATGGAGCAGGAGAATTTTTTATCTTTTTCAAAATAGCTTTGCCAACAATGAAGCCTGCCTTGGCAGCTGTTGGGATTTTCCTTTTTACCCATCAATGGAATAATTTTATGTGGCCATTAATAGTGATGACGACACAGGAGAATTATACCTTGCCAGTAGCTTTATCCACTTTAGCTGGTCTTAATTCTATTGATTACGGGCAGTTAATGTTAGGGACAGCTATTTCAGTAATACCAGTAATGGCCGTTTTTCTTATCCTGCAAAAGCACTTTATTTCTGGGATTTTAGGCGGCTCGATAAAAGAATAATTTGTATAGATAGGAGATTAAATAATGACAAAAAAATGGACAGCAGAAAAACTTACACTCGGTGTATGTTATTATCCAGAGCATTGGCCAGAGGAACTGTGGGAAGATGATTTTCAAAGAATGAAGGATTTAGGTTTTACTTATGTTCGTATGGGAGAATTTGCGTGGACGATATTTGAGCCAGAAGAAGGTGTATATTCCTTTGATTTATTTGATCGGGCAATTGAAAAGGCTCATAAATTAGGCTTGAAAACAGTGCTTGGGACTCCGACAGCTACACCACCAGCATGGCTCACATATAAATATCCTGATGTGTTGAATGTGTCTCAATCAGGTATTCCGTACCAGCATGGCGCCCGTCGACATTATAATTATAATTCGGATAACTACAGAAGACTTAGTTCTGCTATTGTTACAGAAATGGCAAAGCATTATAGCAATAATCCAGGAGTTGTCGGTTGGCAGATTGATAATGAATTAAACTGTGAAATAGATATTTTTTATTCAGAGGCAGATCATCTTGCTTTTAGAAAATGGGCGAAAGAAAAATATCAGACGTTAGATCGATTAAATGAGGCGTGGGGAACTGTTTTTTGGAATCAGACATATACCAGCTGGGATCAAGTCTATTTAACTCGTACAACGGTTCCAAATTCACCGAATCCTCATCATATGTTAGATGAAAAGAGGTTCATTTCGGATAGCGCTATTTCCTTTGCAAAAATGCAAGGGGACATCATTCGAACATATACTTCTAGTCAATGGGTAACTACAAATGGAATGTTCAAACATTTAGATAATCATAAATTAACAAATGAAGTGTTAGATTTCTATGCTTATGATTCTTATCCTAATTTTGGAAGAGTGCTAGAAGATAACAGTGAGAAGCCTCTGCGTGATAGAAAATGGAGCTGGAACTTAAGTGTAGTCCGCAGCATTTCGTCCAATTTTGCTATCTTTGAACAACAATCAGGTCCAGGAGGATGGGTAACACGACTAGAACAGCCGTCTCCTAATCCTGGGCAACTGCGCCTTTGGACCTATCAATCCATTGCTCATGGTGCAGATTTAGTCATGTATTTCCGCTGGAGAACAGCAACAAAAGGAACAGAAATATATTGGCATGGGATTAATGACTATCATAATTTGCCCAACCGCCGTATAAAAGAAGTGGAGCAAGTAAGCAAGGAAATACAACGAATTGGAGAGAAGGTAGTAGGAGCAAATTATCAGGCAGAGATAGCAATTATCACCAATTATGATAATGAGTGGGACGCAGAATTTGATAAGTGGTCTGGACCTTTTACTTCCATTAGCAAAGATGCATGGTTTAAAGCACTCCAGTATAATCATGTTCCTGTAGATGCTTATAATTTAAATAGAAACTCAAATGTGGCGGAGTTAAAAAAATACAAAGTACTCGTGTATCCACATGCAGCGATTGTGTCCGAACAAACTGCAGATTTGCTGAAAGAGTATGTAAAGCAAGGAGGGAAATTAATATTAGGCTGCCGAACTGGCTTTAAGGATGAGACTGGTCAAACTTATATGAAAGTATTCCCAGGTTATTTAGCAGAGCTTACTGGTATTACGGTAGAGGATTTTACAAAGGAAGCACCGTTTGAAGCTACTCCGAAGGTAATGTATAAAGAAAAAGCAGAGATCAAAACATCTGATTTTTATGAGGCTTTGAAAGTAGAGGCAGACAATGCTGAAGTAATTGGGAAGTTTACAGATTGCTATTTTGAAGGAAAGCCTAGCCTTGTTAAGCGTCAATATGGAGAGGGTACTTGTTATTATTTTGGTGGTGTTTTTACTATCGAGCTTGCTGAAAAACTAATCGAAGAAACACAAATAAATGACTATAAAAATAAATTTGATTTACCTGAAAGTGTGGAGTTATCCATTCGCAAGAAAGAAGGGAAGGAATTTGTTTTCTTATTGAATTATTCTCATGAGCCGCAAGATATTGATGTAAAGCAAGAGATGACAGATATTTTAACAGGAGAGAAGGTTTATCAGAAGGTAAGGATGAAGGCTTATGATGTGTTAGTATTGGAATGAGATAAGGAAAATATAATTATCTATAGAAGAGTATGTGTTGAATAGTTATCCACATACTCTTTTGTTTTTGGTATTAGATGATTTTTTAGAAACACTTTCATAAGTTGAATAGATATAATGATACTTCTCTATATGAAACGAATAAAGAGGATAGTATCATGATTATTACCGCGGACGCAATTTAAATGATGTTATTATTGCTCTTCTAATTAAACTATTTCCATATTATTTGCCGGCTTTTAATTATATGATAAGATAATAATAACGTTTACATAAAATAGTAATTAGTATTACTATTTTGTTTTTGCAAAATTAATGAATAGGAGAAGTTTAATGTGAAGCCGAAAATTTCTGATGTTGCAAGGGTGGCTGGTGTTTCGCCAACAACTGTTTCAAGAGTATTAAATAATAGAGGTTATATTGGAGAAGAGACTAGAAAAAAAGTACAAGAAGCAATGGAAGAATTGAATTATTTTCCTAACGATATTGCAAGATCATTGTTTATAAAAAAAACCTATTTAATAGGAGTAATTTTCCCAACAACGAGTAATCCATTTTATGGTCAGCTTATTTTTCATTTGGAAAATTACGCTAATTCTTTGGGTTATAAAATTTTATTATGTAATAGCCAAGGACGGGAGGATAAAGAGAAAAGTTATTTACATATGCTTCAGCGCAATCAAGTTGATGGAATAATAGCAGGTGCACATAACCGAGGGATAGAAGAATATGATATACCCAATCTGCCAGTTGTAGGATTTGACCGTTATCTTTCTAAAAATACACCTGTTGTCTCTAGCGATAATTACGATGGTGGTCGAAAAGCAACGCAATTATTAATAAATAAAAAATGTAATCATATTATTCATATTAATGGTCCCAGTGATTTAGAGACTCCAGCTAATCTAAGAAGAAAAGCTTATGAAGAAGTAATGAAGGAACATGGACGTAATCCAATAACATATGAGACTCTAGGCGATAATGAAGCAACTATTAATAAATTATTTGAAGAACATCCTGAAGTCGATGGAATTTTTGCAAGTGATGATTTGATTGCTGCAACTGTGTTAAGAGTAGCAAAGAAGAGAAACCGAAAAATTCCTTATGATTTAAAGGTTATTGGCTATGACGGGACAGATACAACCAAGGTACTATTGCCTGAATTGAGTACGATTGCTCAGCCTATTAAAGACATTGCTGAAACATGTGTAGATTTATTAATCAAGCAAATTGATGGAAAATGGGATGAAAAGGAACAACAGACAATATTACCAGTAAAATTAATAGAAAGTGAAACAACAACCTAGTTAGCTAGTAAAGAAAAAATAAAAAAATATTTTTTTTTAAATAATATGTCATCCGGTTGACATATGAAACCGGATGACATATACTCTTTTTGTAAGCAGTTACATTATCCGAGATGGGGAGGAACGATAATAATGAGAAAGATATGGATATTAGTTGTCTGTGCAATAATAACTTCTTTAATTATTGCAGGATGTAGCCAGAAAGGATCAAGTAACGATGATGCTGTCTCAGTATGGGTACATACCTCTAATGAAACTCCAGAAGGCAAAGCGATGCAAAAAATCATTGATCAATTCAATGAAAAATACAAAGGAGAGTATGAGGCAAGGATTGAGTTTATTCCGAGAAGCGGAAGTGGAGGAGGATATGAAGATAAAATAAACGCAGCTTTAACTACAAATACTCTACCTGACGTATTGACATTAGATGGTCCTAATACAGCTGCTTATGCTGAGGCTGGAATGATTGCTCCTATTGATGAATATTTGACAAACAAAGATGACTTACTGCCAAGTATTATTCAACAAGGTACGTATGATGGAAAAATGTATGCGGTGGGTTACTCTGAATCTGGAGTAGGTGTTTTTTATAATAAGCAAATGCTGAAAGATGCAGGAGTGGATCTTACGACTTTACCAACAGTTGAAAACCCATGGGATTGGAATCAATTTATAGACTTAAATGAAAAGTTGGTTAAGAAATTCGATCGACCAGTAATAGATATGGGCTTTAATGATAAAAGTGAATGGTTAATGTATGCGTTTACGCCATTTTTATGGTCACAGGGTGGAAATATTGTTTCCGAGGATGGAGCAACTGCAAATGGTGTGTTTAATAATGAAAATGCTGTTAAAACAATGACGTTTATCCAAGATATGATAAAAAAAGGATACAGTACCATCTCACCAGTTGATAAGGGTTTCAACACTGGTGAATATGCATTAAAGTTTGGCGGATCATGGACCATTGCTGAAATGGAAGAATACCCAGATGTAGAGTATGGAATTATGCCATACCCAACATCACCAGATACGAATAAACTAGTCTCCCCATCTGGAAGCTGGCAGTATGCCATGAGCGCTACATCTGATAAAAAAGAAGCAGCAGGGACGTTAATAGATTTTATGACTTCGACAGAATCTTTAACAGAGATTACCTTGGCAAATAGCGTATTGCCAGCTGCGTATTCTGTCATAGAAGAAGTTAAAGATAAAGTTTCTGATGAAATGAACATCTTAATAGAGCAAAATGCAGCTTCTGCTCATGCACGCCCGGTATTACCAGAGTATCCACAAGTAAGTCGGATTTTCCAACAGACTGTTAGCGATGTAACTTATTATGAAGAAAATGCAAATATCGAAAAATTATTAGATGATAAAGTGATGCAAATAGATAAGGTATTGAAATAAGTAAGGATATACCGGCTTA from Niallia sp. FSL W8-0635 carries:
- a CDS encoding beta-galactosidase, yielding MTKKWTAEKLTLGVCYYPEHWPEELWEDDFQRMKDLGFTYVRMGEFAWTIFEPEEGVYSFDLFDRAIEKAHKLGLKTVLGTPTATPPAWLTYKYPDVLNVSQSGIPYQHGARRHYNYNSDNYRRLSSAIVTEMAKHYSNNPGVVGWQIDNELNCEIDIFYSEADHLAFRKWAKEKYQTLDRLNEAWGTVFWNQTYTSWDQVYLTRTTVPNSPNPHHMLDEKRFISDSAISFAKMQGDIIRTYTSSQWVTTNGMFKHLDNHKLTNEVLDFYAYDSYPNFGRVLEDNSEKPLRDRKWSWNLSVVRSISSNFAIFEQQSGPGGWVTRLEQPSPNPGQLRLWTYQSIAHGADLVMYFRWRTATKGTEIYWHGINDYHNLPNRRIKEVEQVSKEIQRIGEKVVGANYQAEIAIITNYDNEWDAEFDKWSGPFTSISKDAWFKALQYNHVPVDAYNLNRNSNVAELKKYKVLVYPHAAIVSEQTADLLKEYVKQGGKLILGCRTGFKDETGQTYMKVFPGYLAELTGITVEDFTKEAPFEATPKVMYKEKAEIKTSDFYEALKVEADNAEVIGKFTDCYFEGKPSLVKRQYGEGTCYYFGGVFTIELAEKLIEETQINDYKNKFDLPESVELSIRKKEGKEFVFLLNYSHEPQDIDVKQEMTDILTGEKVYQKVRMKAYDVLVLE
- a CDS encoding LacI family DNA-binding transcriptional regulator; translated protein: MKPKISDVARVAGVSPTTVSRVLNNRGYIGEETRKKVQEAMEELNYFPNDIARSLFIKKTYLIGVIFPTTSNPFYGQLIFHLENYANSLGYKILLCNSQGREDKEKSYLHMLQRNQVDGIIAGAHNRGIEEYDIPNLPVVGFDRYLSKNTPVVSSDNYDGGRKATQLLINKKCNHIIHINGPSDLETPANLRRKAYEEVMKEHGRNPITYETLGDNEATINKLFEEHPEVDGIFASDDLIAATVLRVAKKRNRKIPYDLKVIGYDGTDTTKVLLPELSTIAQPIKDIAETCVDLLIKQIDGKWDEKEQQTILPVKLIESETTT
- a CDS encoding ABC transporter substrate-binding protein, translating into MRKIWILVVCAIITSLIIAGCSQKGSSNDDAVSVWVHTSNETPEGKAMQKIIDQFNEKYKGEYEARIEFIPRSGSGGGYEDKINAALTTNTLPDVLTLDGPNTAAYAEAGMIAPIDEYLTNKDDLLPSIIQQGTYDGKMYAVGYSESGVGVFYNKQMLKDAGVDLTTLPTVENPWDWNQFIDLNEKLVKKFDRPVIDMGFNDKSEWLMYAFTPFLWSQGGNIVSEDGATANGVFNNENAVKTMTFIQDMIKKGYSTISPVDKGFNTGEYALKFGGSWTIAEMEEYPDVEYGIMPYPTSPDTNKLVSPSGSWQYAMSATSDKKEAAGTLIDFMTSTESLTEITLANSVLPAAYSVIEEVKDKVSDEMNILIEQNAASAHARPVLPEYPQVSRIFQQTVSDVTYYEENANIEKLLDDKVMQIDKVLK